The Skermanella rosea sequence TCGATGTCCTGCATCATCGCGAAGCCGATGGCGTAGGGATTGATGCCGCTGAACCGCGGATCGTCGAAGTTGGGCTGGAACACCACGCTGGTGTGGGAGTGCAGGAACTCCAGCAGCGCCCCGTCGGACATCAGGCCCTTCTGGTGCAGCCGATTCATGATGTAGTAGTGGGTGTAGGTGGCACACCCCTCGTTCATCAGTTTGGTCTGCTTCTGCGGGTAGAAATACTGGGCGACCCGGCGGACGATGCGCAGGATCTCGCGCTGCCACTGGTGCAGGCGCGGCGCCTTCTTTTCCAGGAAGTAGAGGATGTTCTCCTCCGGCAGCGCCAGCAGCGCCTTGCGGCTCTCGACCGCCGACACCGATTCCTTCACCCCCGGCTTGGTCGGGACCGTCCGCCAGAGGTCGTTGTACATCTTTCGGTTATATTCCTGCCGCTCGTCCTCGCGGCGCTGCTCTTCCCGCAGGTCGAGCGGCTGCTTGCGCGGATAGCGGTGGACGCCGTGGCTCATCAGCGCGTGGGCGGCGTCGAGCGTCCGCTCGACGGCCTGGTGGCCGTAGCGCTCCTCGCATTTGAGGATGAAGGTCTTGGCGAATTCCAGATAGTCCAGGATGCCCTTGGCATCGGTCCACTGGCGAAACAGGTTGTTGTTCTTGAAGAAGTGGTTGTGGCCGAACGCCGCGTGCGCGATCACCAGAGTCTGCATCGTCATGGAGTTCTCCTCCATGATGTAACTGATGCAGGGGCTGGAGTTGATCACGATCTCGTAGGCCAGGCCGCGCAGGCCCTTGCGGTACAGGGTCTCGTCCTGCGCGAAGTGCTTGCCGAACGACCAGTGCTTGTACATCAGCGGCATGCCGATGGACGAGTAGGCGTCCAGCATCTGCTCGGCCGTGATCACCTCGATCTGGTTCGGATAGATGTCCAGCCCCATCTCGTCGAACGCGATCCGCTCGATCGCGTCATAGGCGCGCTTGATCTTGTCGTAATCCCAGTCCGCGCCTTCGAAGATCAACTGGTTGCCGTCGTCGAGCATCTGCATGGACATCTGTCGTTCCTTCGGCCCGCTGCCCGGGCCCGCTGACTAGGTGTGTCCGCTTCGGCCTGTCCGCTTCTCAGGCCGTCGCGTTCTCCCGCGAGAACAGGTCGCGGAAGACCGGGAAGATTTCCCGGCGGGTACGGACCTTGCGCATGGCGATCGGCGCTCCCGGTTTCGCCACCAGCTTGTAGGTCCGCCAGAGATCGGTCTCGCGTCCCAGCGAGGAGCCGAGCGCCCCGCCCAGGCCGCCCTCGTAGTCCTGGCTGACCTCGATGTAGGCGAAGTACTGGCACATCGGCAGGATCACGTTTTCCAGCAGCGCCGCGGACTTGGCGTTGTCGTTCGACATGTTGTCGCCGTCCGACGCCTGGGCCGCGTAGATGTTCCACTCGGCTTCGGGATAGCGGTCCGCGATGATCCGGCGCATCTCCTCCAGCGCGGTGGAGACGACGGTACCTCCCGTCTCGGCGCTGTAGAAGAAGGTCTCCTCGTCGACCTCCTTGGCCTCGTGGGTGTGCCGGATGAAGACGATGTCGACGTGCCGGTAGCGCCGCTTCAGGAACAGGTAGAGCAGGATGAAGAACCGCTTGGCGAGGTCCTTCATGTGCTCCGTCATAGATCCCGAAACGTCCATCAGGCAGAACATCACCGCCTGGGCCACCGGACGGGGCACCCGCTCGAACCGGTTGTAGCGGACGTCCACCGGGTCGAGGTAGGGGATCACCTTGCTGCGGCGAAGCTGGCGCTCCAGCTCGCCGCGCAGCTCCGCCAGCCGCGCGTCGTCGGTGCCGCCGGCCTCCAGCTCTGCGATCTCCTGCTCCAGGCGTTCGATCTCCTCCGGCTTGGGCCGGCGCAGCGCTATGCGCCTGGACAGGCTGTTGCGCATGGTGCGCACCAGGTTGAGGTTGGACGGCGACCCGCTGGAGCTGTAGCCGGCGCGGTGCAGCGAGTAGTTCTCCGTCTGCTTGATCTTCTGCTTGACCAGATCGGGAAGTTCCAGGTCCTCCATGAAGATGTCCAGGAACTCCTCCCGGCTGAGCACGAAGCGGAAATCGTCCTCGCCTTCGCCGTCGGGGCTGCCCTCCGAGCCGCCCCGCCCGCCGCCGCCTTCCGGCCGCGGGATGGTGTCACCTTCCACGAACTCCTTGTTGCCCGGCACCACGTGCTCGCGCAGCCCGCCGCTCGCCGAGCGGTGGAACGTCGGCTCGCGAACGCCGCCCGTGGAGATCGAGATCTTGTCGCCGTTCTCGATGTCCTGGATGCTGCGCTTGCCCGAGCTGTCGCGCACCGCCTTGACGATCTGCTCCTTGGCGCGGCGCAGGAAGCGCTGGCGGTTTGCCAGGCTTTTGCCCTTGGGATTGAGGCGCCGGTCAATGATGTTCATATCAGTGAACTTCCCTTCCCTCAGCCGGCCTGCTTCACTCGCATGTACCACTCGACCAGCCGGCGGACCTGCCGTTCAGTGTAGCCCCGCTCCATCATACGCTCGACGAAGTCGGAATGCTTCTTCTCGGTCTCGCTGTCCTTCTTGCTGCCGAAGCTGATCACGGGCAGCAGATCCTCCACCTGGCTGAACATGCGCCGCTCGATGACCTCCCGGATCTTCTCGTAGGAGGTCCATGACGGGTTGCGGCCGGCATTGTTGGCCCGGGCCCGCAGGGCGAACTTGACGACCTCGTTGCGGAAGTCCTTGGGGTTGGCGATGCCCGCCGGCTTCTCGATCTTGGTCAGCTCCTGGTTCAGCAGGTCGCGGTTCATCAACTGGCCGGTGTCGGGATCCTTGAAGTCCTGGTCCTCGATCCAGGCATCGGCATAATCGACATAGCGGTCGAACAGGTTCTGACCATAGTCGTGGTAGGATTCCAGGTAGGCTTTCTGGATCTCGTTGCCGATGAACTCCGCGTAGCGCGGCGCCAGCTCGCCCTTGATGAACTCCAGGTAGCGCTTCTCGGTGTCCTCCGGGAATTGCTCGCGCTTGATCGACTGCTCGAGCACATACATCAGGTGGACCGGATCGGCCGAGATCTCGGTGTTGTCGTAGTTGAAGGTCGCCGCCAGCACCTTGAAGGCGAACCGGGTCGAGATGCCTTCCATGCCCTCGTCCACGCCGGCCGCGTCGCGGTATTCCTGCATCGACCGGGCCTTGGGGTCGGTCTCCTTCAGGGTCTCGCCGTCATAGATCCGCATCTTGGAATAGATGCTGGAGTTCTCGTGCTCACGCAGGCGCGACAGGACCGAGAAGCGGGCCATCATCTGAAGCGTCGCCGGCGCGCAGGGGGCGGCCGCCAGGTCGCTACCCTGGATCAGCTTGTGATAGATGCTCTGCTCCTCGGTCACCCGCAGGCAGTAAGGCACCTTGATCACGCAGATGCGGTCGATGAAGGCTTCGTTGTTCTTGTTGTTCTTGAAGCTCTGCCACTCCGCCTCGTTGGAGTGGGCCAGGATGATGCCCTGGAACGGCATGGCGCCGATATTCTCGGTGCCGACATAGTTGCCTTCCTGGGTCGCCGTCAGCAGCGGGTGCAGCATCTTGATCGGTGCCTTGAACATCTCGACGAATTCCAGGATGCCCTGGGTCGCCCGGTTCAGGCCGCCGGAGAAACTGTAGGCGTCGGGGTCGTTCTGGCTGAACATCTCCAGCTTGCGGATGTCGACCTTGCCGACCAGGCTGGATATGTCCTGGTTGTTCTCGTCGCCCGGCTCGGTCTTGGACACGCCGACCTGGCGGAGCTTGGACGGCATCAGCCGGACGACGCGGAACTTGGAGATGTCGCCGCCGAACTCGTCAAGCCGCTTGACCGCCCAGGGGCTCATCAGGCCGGTCAGGCGCCGGCGGGGAATGCCGAACTTGTCCTCCAGCACGGGACCCATCTGCTCGGGATCGAACAGGCCCAGCGGGCTCTCGAACAGCGGGCTGATCTCCTTGCCGGCCTTCAGCGCGTAGATCGGCTGGTGCTCCATCAACGACTTCAGCCGCTCCGCGAGGGAGGACTTGCCGCCGCCCACCGGGCCCAGCAGGTAGAGGATCTGCTTGCGCTCTTCCAGTCCCTGCGCGGCATGCCGGAAGAAGCCGACGATGCGCTCGATCGTCTCCTCCATGCCGTAGAAGTCGCTGAAGGCGGGATAGACCTTGATCGTGCGGTTCATGAAGATACGGCCGAGGCGCGGGTCCTTGGCTGTATCCACGACCTCCGCCTCCCCGATCGCCGCCAGGATGCGTTCCGCGGCGGTGGAGTAGATCAGCGGGTCGCCCTTGCACGCCTCAAGGTACTCGACGAGGGTCATCTCGACTTCTTTGCGACCCTCGTAGTTCTGTGCGTAGCGAGAAAACAGGTCGTCGGCCGGGAACATCGGTCACTCCTCTGTGAAAGGGTCTCCATTGGTCCTGCAGCGCTCGACTGGCTTCATACGTCCACTTCTCCGCCAGGGCTGCCGCAGGCAACGAAAGTCGTCACTCCTCCCCGCCGAACTCTGAGGCTGTCCTTTTCTGGATCGTTACTTCTCCGGTCAAGACAGTTCCCGGCACCATAACGAATTAGCCTAGACCACCGACGGTTCGCATTCATCGAATCTATATAGCTAGTCTCAAAGAGATTTCTAACGCGATGCCTTAATTGCACGCGCCGGCTTGCCGTGTAGTTTCGAGAGCCGGTTTTTCCAAAGAATGATTCGTCAGCCACTCTGCCCCAATCAACTCCGCATGGTTGCCTTGGAATTGGACTATTCGATGGCAAAAGGGAGTATACCGCACTGCGGCGGCCTGAAGCAGACTTATCGGCCGCCCGGTCCGGGGCGCTCCATCGGAAGGTGTACGTGTCGGGCGAAACTGGCCGTGGCCGGAACGGCGAACCCTCGGCGCGGCAGTCGGACGAAATCGCCCGGCTGAGGCTATGACGGTCTGCGGTTCGTTGCTTCAAGCCGTTCCCCTTTCAGACACCCTGATGGTTAATCGTTACGTTAAGCGGCGCTTCGTTAACAAGGAGTTTCAAACACAAGCGGGCATCGGGGCAAGAGCGGATTGCGCGCACCGTTCCCGCCCTGCGGAATGTGGGCCGGCCCATGGACGCGTCCGGCTGCCCGAATGCATCCGTACTCCAGCCTCCCCCCGTCGCTTTCAGCCGATCAGCGCCGGAGCGGCACCACTTGGCGGGCGCCTTCATCCAGTATCTCCGCATGCGCTGTGATTAATCAAACACACCCAAGGCGTACTCGTTCCGCCTTGCGCGGCACCCGAAACCGCCGTTAAAGACGAATCTTGCAGTTCGGTGACACCGACTCGATAGACCGGTCGGGCGGCTCCTTTCGGGGACCATGCAACCCGGCCGCCACGCCACCTGTTGCAGGAATAAAACAGGAGGATGGAAATGGCCGATCCGAAACGAGATCCCGGACAGGAACATGGGGATACGCCCCGCACCGGCCGGAACGAACCGCCGGACGAACAGGAACAGACCGGGATCATCCCGGGCAAGGTTCCGGGCTCCCCCGCCGACCCGACGGACCCCCGGTTCCCCGGCAGCCAGCCGGACCTCGCCTGAGCGACGGGTCCGGCTTCGCCTTCACGGTACGGCCGGGACGACGATGACGCCCTCGTCGGGACGCAACTCCACGGTGGTGCCGCGCAGGGCCTCGGAACGGTCCAGGTGCGTGGAAAGCCGGATACGCCCGCCGGCGAAGCGGTCCGGCAGGTCGACCCGGGCCGCCGCCGGCCCGAGGTTCAGGGCGACAGCGAAGCGGTCGCTTCCCGAGACGCGCTGGAAGACCAGGAGATCGCCGTCCGCCGAGACCG is a genomic window containing:
- a CDS encoding PrkA family serine protein kinase, with translation MFPADDLFSRYAQNYEGRKEVEMTLVEYLEACKGDPLIYSTAAERILAAIGEAEVVDTAKDPRLGRIFMNRTIKVYPAFSDFYGMEETIERIVGFFRHAAQGLEERKQILYLLGPVGGGKSSLAERLKSLMEHQPIYALKAGKEISPLFESPLGLFDPEQMGPVLEDKFGIPRRRLTGLMSPWAVKRLDEFGGDISKFRVVRLMPSKLRQVGVSKTEPGDENNQDISSLVGKVDIRKLEMFSQNDPDAYSFSGGLNRATQGILEFVEMFKAPIKMLHPLLTATQEGNYVGTENIGAMPFQGIILAHSNEAEWQSFKNNKNNEAFIDRICVIKVPYCLRVTEEQSIYHKLIQGSDLAAAPCAPATLQMMARFSVLSRLREHENSSIYSKMRIYDGETLKETDPKARSMQEYRDAAGVDEGMEGISTRFAFKVLAATFNYDNTEISADPVHLMYVLEQSIKREQFPEDTEKRYLEFIKGELAPRYAEFIGNEIQKAYLESYHDYGQNLFDRYVDYADAWIEDQDFKDPDTGQLMNRDLLNQELTKIEKPAGIANPKDFRNEVVKFALRARANNAGRNPSWTSYEKIREVIERRMFSQVEDLLPVISFGSKKDSETEKKHSDFVERMMERGYTERQVRRLVEWYMRVKQAG
- a CDS encoding SpoVR family protein yields the protein MSMQMLDDGNQLIFEGADWDYDKIKRAYDAIERIAFDEMGLDIYPNQIEVITAEQMLDAYSSIGMPLMYKHWSFGKHFAQDETLYRKGLRGLAYEIVINSSPCISYIMEENSMTMQTLVIAHAAFGHNHFFKNNNLFRQWTDAKGILDYLEFAKTFILKCEERYGHQAVERTLDAAHALMSHGVHRYPRKQPLDLREEQRREDERQEYNRKMYNDLWRTVPTKPGVKESVSAVESRKALLALPEENILYFLEKKAPRLHQWQREILRIVRRVAQYFYPQKQTKLMNEGCATYTHYYIMNRLHQKGLMSDGALLEFLHSHTSVVFQPNFDDPRFSGINPYAIGFAMMQDIERIATNPTDEDREWFPDYAGNGDAMGTLREAWANFRDESFVLQYLSPALMRKMRMFEVRNDASEPEMLVEAIHNERGYRKVRKALARQYDIGYLEPDIQILDVDLAGDRKLILQHRVINRVLLDESDARAVLRHIANLWGYEVMLVEVDATTEAVLKEHTVSASSLLLS
- a CDS encoding YeaH/YhbH family protein, translated to MNIIDRRLNPKGKSLANRQRFLRRAKEQIVKAVRDSSGKRSIQDIENGDKISISTGGVREPTFHRSASGGLREHVVPGNKEFVEGDTIPRPEGGGGRGGSEGSPDGEGEDDFRFVLSREEFLDIFMEDLELPDLVKQKIKQTENYSLHRAGYSSSGSPSNLNLVRTMRNSLSRRIALRRPKPEEIERLEQEIAELEAGGTDDARLAELRGELERQLRRSKVIPYLDPVDVRYNRFERVPRPVAQAVMFCLMDVSGSMTEHMKDLAKRFFILLYLFLKRRYRHVDIVFIRHTHEAKEVDEETFFYSAETGGTVVSTALEEMRRIIADRYPEAEWNIYAAQASDGDNMSNDNAKSAALLENVILPMCQYFAYIEVSQDYEGGLGGALGSSLGRETDLWRTYKLVAKPGAPIAMRKVRTRREIFPVFRDLFSRENATA